One window of the Saccopteryx bilineata isolate mSacBil1 chromosome 2, mSacBil1_pri_phased_curated, whole genome shotgun sequence genome contains the following:
- the ZPBP2 gene encoding zona pellucida-binding protein 2, with amino-acid sequence MRAWLLASAVLWCLTSVGWQRFSQFTEKGFIYGKTAHTVTIYVELHHNSPFLVCMDAKLAEEETVDPTYLWIGPNEHLLTGNYRVNITQTGKLMVKDFLEPLSGLYTCTLSYKTVKAQTQEEKMVKEKYDFMMFAYREPDYSYHMALRFTTKACVGRYNEQLFRVLKKILNNLISDLSCHVIKPSYKCHFVKLPKQGLIHELFITFQVNSYVPPWKGACNDTVDCEDITNHNILQARDRIAEFFRSQAYIFHHHYNETQPAMHFVDHSLQMERMDSCRPGFGKNEGLHSNCATCCVVCVPGTFSPDSNVTCQTCVSIHTYGAKFCP; translated from the exons ATGCGAGCGTGGCTCCTAGCCTCCGCGGTGCTCTGGTGTCTCACCAGCG TTGGTTGGCAGCGTTTTTCCCAATTCACTGAGAAAGGCTTCATTTATGGCAAAACAGCACACACAG TGACGATATATGTAGAATTACATCACAATAGCCCATTCCTTGTCTGTATGGATGCAAAACTTGCTGAAGAAGAAACAGTGGACCCCACGTACTTATGGATTGGGCCTAATGAACATCTATTAACAg GAAATTATCGAGTAAATATAACTCAAACAGGAAAACTAATGGTGAAAGATTTTCTGGAGCCTCTGTCTGGACTTTATACATGTACTCTTTCTTATAAGACCGTCAAAGCACAAACCCAAGAAGAAAAGATGGTAAAGGAGAAATATGACTTTATGATGTTTG CCTATCGGGAACCTGATTATTCGTATCATATGGCTCTACGTTTTACCACAAAGGCTTGTGTAGGAAGATATAATGAACAGCTTTTTAGAGTACTGAAGAAAATCTTGAATAATTTAATCTCTGATTTGTCATGTCATGTCATAAAACCATCATATAAATGCCATTTTGTTAAACTTCCAAAACAGGGCCTCATACATGAACTATTTATAACCtttcaag TTAATTCTTATGTGCCACCATGGAAAGGTGCATGCAATGATACTGTTGACTGTGAAGATATCACTAATCATAATATCCTCCAG GCAAGAGATCGAATAGCAGAATTTTTCCGGAGCCAAGCATATATTTTCCACCATCACTATAATGAAACTCAACCAGCGATGCATTTTGTGGACCACAGTTTACAAATGGAACGTATGGATAGCTGTCGTCCAGGCTTTGGGAAAAATGAAGGTCTACACAGTAATTGTGCTACTTGTTGCg